From Cohaesibacter gelatinilyticus, the proteins below share one genomic window:
- a CDS encoding flagellar motor protein MotA has protein sequence MTDVDPYKLASPQRYMWRMLIFIGAAAFIPLILYRQIIEAFWANPLLNSMIFIVLGVGIFLALRQVVRLFREVKWVNNFRLGDPGLEVARPPILLAPMATLLGDRVGRMAIDTSTMRSILDSIGMRLDEARDISRYLTGLLVFLGLLGTFWGLLQTVSSVGDVIRSLSVASNDVGVVFEDLKAGLEAPLQGMGTAFSSSLFGLSGSLVLGFLDLQAGQAQTRFYTNLEDWLSTVTDIRSDDLTDPLAARNNGAGTATLPNDQLVRSLEQLTAKLDNLPAADASSGRNANNAMANLAEGIQGLVQHIRSEQQLMRDWADQQSTQQQDIKQLLERLDSVLSQSDGQE, from the coding sequence ATGACTGATGTAGATCCCTACAAGCTTGCCAGCCCACAGCGTTATATGTGGCGCATGCTGATTTTTATCGGTGCAGCGGCTTTTATTCCTCTCATCCTGTATCGCCAGATCATTGAGGCTTTTTGGGCCAACCCTTTGCTGAATTCGATGATTTTCATCGTACTCGGAGTTGGCATCTTTCTGGCCTTGCGACAAGTTGTCCGACTATTTCGAGAGGTCAAATGGGTTAATAATTTTCGGCTCGGAGATCCCGGGTTGGAAGTTGCACGTCCTCCAATTTTGCTGGCCCCCATGGCAACATTGCTTGGGGATCGAGTTGGTCGCATGGCAATTGATACATCCACCATGCGTTCCATTCTCGACTCCATCGGGATGCGCCTGGATGAAGCACGTGATATCTCGCGCTACCTCACTGGCCTTTTGGTTTTTCTTGGCTTGCTCGGCACATTCTGGGGCCTCTTGCAAACAGTAAGTTCAGTTGGCGACGTCATTCGCTCTCTCTCGGTTGCCTCCAACGATGTGGGTGTCGTGTTCGAGGATCTGAAAGCCGGTCTTGAAGCCCCTTTGCAGGGCATGGGCACAGCCTTCTCATCCTCTCTGTTTGGTCTTTCTGGTTCCCTTGTCCTCGGTTTTCTGGATCTGCAAGCAGGCCAGGCCCAAACCCGGTTCTACACCAATCTCGAAGATTGGCTATCCACGGTCACCGATATCCGCTCCGATGATCTGACTGATCCACTGGCAGCACGCAACAATGGAGCTGGTACAGCCACGTTGCCAAACGACCAACTGGTTCGCTCTCTGGAGCAGCTGACAGCCAAGCTCGACAATTTGCCAGCAGCTGACGCCAGCAGTGGACGCAACGCCAACAATGCCATGGCCAATCTGGCGGAAGGCATTCAGGGACTTGTGCAACATATACGCTCCGAACAGCAATTGATGCGCGACTGGGCCGACCAGCAGTCCACTCAACAGCAGGACATCAAGCAGCTTTTGGAACGTCTGGACAGTGTCCTTTCCCAATCCGACGGCCAGGAATAA
- a CDS encoding GFA family protein: MERFEGGCSCGAVRYVATGLPYRVGICHCLDCRKHHGALFYAAAVFGQDAVKIEGEVRDYKGRSFCPNCGSSVFACSDDEIEVHLGSLDAPDQFIPSYEIWTVRREAWLPQFPKMKQYECGREEAECFE; the protein is encoded by the coding sequence ATGGAACGCTTTGAAGGAGGATGCAGTTGCGGTGCTGTCCGTTATGTTGCCACGGGTCTCCCATATCGGGTCGGTATCTGCCATTGTCTTGATTGCCGAAAGCATCATGGCGCTTTGTTCTATGCGGCTGCCGTCTTTGGGCAAGACGCTGTGAAGATTGAAGGTGAGGTGCGGGACTATAAAGGGCGTAGCTTCTGCCCCAATTGTGGGTCATCTGTCTTTGCGTGCAGTGATGATGAGATTGAAGTGCATCTTGGTTCGCTGGATGCACCCGATCAGTTTATACCAAGCTATGAAATCTGGACCGTGCGCCGCGAAGCCTGGTTGCCACAATTTCCCAAAATGAAACAATATGAATGTGGACGCGAAGAGGCAGAGTGCTTTGAATAG
- a CDS encoding tetratricopeptide repeat protein, with protein MPKPTKTIVRASKYSPAHRHAAGLLVLLLVGLSSVQSLSAQEVGKPTAPIEIAPTTNANPFNVPDEETSPDAPYDAFQRGRYLKAFDLAIKWAGRGDAASQTLLGELYKNGLGIPQDIKEAVKWFELAAENGDREAQFALGLAYARGEGVGRDLEKAIQLFEKAAEQNQKDAQFNLGYIYLQGQSRRQDLTKAMDLFTKSAQAGLADAQYALASIYQSDFLPVPNLDQASYWMQKAAQNGFADAQLELGLMLFKGKGVQKNEQAAISWIAQAANNGNILAQNRLARILARGLGTKADPVTAAKWYLLSRRAGKKDDWLENFYNNLSPDQQAKAQVQLEQNSIW; from the coding sequence ATGCCAAAGCCTACCAAGACCATAGTCCGAGCAAGCAAGTATTCTCCCGCCCACCGGCACGCTGCGGGTCTGCTTGTCCTGTTACTGGTTGGCTTATCGTCTGTTCAATCTCTCTCAGCGCAGGAAGTTGGCAAGCCGACGGCACCGATCGAAATCGCCCCGACAACCAATGCAAATCCGTTCAATGTGCCCGATGAGGAAACCTCTCCTGATGCACCTTATGATGCCTTTCAACGTGGACGTTATCTGAAAGCATTTGATCTTGCCATCAAATGGGCTGGTAGAGGCGATGCAGCCAGCCAGACATTGTTGGGAGAATTATACAAAAACGGACTTGGAATACCGCAAGACATCAAAGAGGCGGTCAAATGGTTTGAATTGGCAGCCGAAAATGGTGATCGCGAAGCACAATTCGCCCTTGGCCTTGCCTACGCCCGGGGCGAAGGCGTTGGACGCGATTTGGAAAAGGCTATTCAGCTTTTTGAAAAGGCCGCCGAGCAAAATCAAAAAGATGCACAATTCAATCTTGGTTACATCTATTTGCAAGGCCAAAGCCGTCGTCAGGATCTGACCAAGGCCATGGACCTGTTCACCAAGTCGGCCCAAGCTGGTCTGGCTGATGCCCAATATGCCCTCGCGTCTATCTATCAGTCAGATTTTCTGCCGGTCCCCAATTTGGATCAGGCAAGCTATTGGATGCAAAAGGCTGCTCAAAATGGTTTCGCTGACGCACAGCTTGAGCTTGGACTGATGCTATTCAAAGGCAAAGGCGTACAAAAGAATGAGCAAGCCGCAATTTCCTGGATAGCCCAAGCCGCCAACAACGGCAATATTCTGGCACAAAATCGTCTTGCACGCATTCTGGCACGTGGTCTTGGAACCAAAGCTGATCCCGTCACAGCAGCCAAATGGTATCTGCTCTCAAGAAGGGCGGGCAAAAAAGATGATTGGTTGGAGAATTTCTACAACAATCTCTCCCCTGACCAACAGGCGAAAGCTCAGGTCCAACTGGAACAAAACAGCATCTGGTAA
- the rpmE gene encoding 50S ribosomal protein L31 gives MKKDIHPEYHTIKVVMTDGTEFETRSTYGKAGDTLNLDIDPTSHPAWTGSNNQLLDRGGRVSRFKDKFSGFLGS, from the coding sequence ATGAAAAAAGACATTCATCCTGAGTACCACACCATCAAAGTTGTGATGACCGATGGTACCGAATTCGAAACCCGCTCCACCTACGGTAAAGCAGGCGATACCCTGAACCTGGATATCGACCCAACCAGCCACCCAGCATGGACCGGTTCCAACAACCAGCTGCTGGACCGCGGCGGTCGCGTATCTCGCTTCAAAGACAAATTCTCTGGTTTCCTGGGTTCCTAA
- a CDS encoding peptidoglycan -binding protein, with protein MGLSRNRRNDPRADYWPGFVDAMATLLLVLIFLLTVFMVAQFFLSQEISGKDTVLNKLNNQIAELTELLALERAGKQDLEGSLLTLQSNLSSTEASRDRLLTQLEAQAGDKDSAGGQIAALSKSLESEKVISQRALAQVELLNQQISALRRQIAALEDALEASETRDRESQTKIASLGKRLNIALAQRVQELNRYRSDFFGRLREILSQRSDIRVVGDRFVFQSEVLFPSGADNMKSEGKAELDRLAEAILELSREIPEEINWVLRIDGHTDARPINSARFPSNWELSTARAISVVKYLISKGVPPTRLVAAGFGEFQPLEEGESEEALRKNRRIELKLTQS; from the coding sequence ATGGGTTTGTCACGCAACAGACGCAATGATCCAAGGGCCGATTACTGGCCAGGATTTGTTGATGCCATGGCAACCTTGCTGTTGGTACTCATTTTCCTGCTAACCGTGTTCATGGTCGCACAATTCTTCCTCAGCCAGGAAATCTCCGGCAAGGACACAGTTCTGAACAAACTCAATAACCAGATTGCTGAACTGACCGAATTACTGGCTCTCGAGCGCGCAGGCAAGCAGGATCTGGAAGGCTCACTGCTCACCTTGCAATCCAATCTCTCCAGTACGGAAGCCTCGAGAGATCGCTTGCTCACCCAGTTGGAAGCCCAGGCCGGCGACAAGGATAGCGCCGGAGGCCAGATTGCTGCCCTGAGCAAATCTTTGGAAAGCGAAAAGGTTATCTCCCAGCGAGCTTTGGCCCAGGTGGAATTGCTCAATCAACAAATTTCTGCACTACGCCGCCAGATCGCAGCCTTGGAAGATGCTCTGGAGGCATCCGAGACACGTGATCGCGAAAGCCAGACCAAGATTGCCAGCCTCGGCAAGCGTCTCAATATCGCTCTGGCCCAGCGCGTGCAGGAGTTGAACCGCTATCGCTCGGACTTCTTTGGCCGTCTACGCGAGATCCTGTCCCAACGTTCCGATATCCGTGTGGTTGGTGACCGTTTTGTCTTCCAATCAGAAGTTCTGTTTCCTTCAGGAGCGGACAACATGAAATCTGAGGGCAAGGCCGAGCTTGATCGTCTGGCAGAGGCTATTTTGGAGCTGAGCCGCGAAATCCCTGAAGAGATCAACTGGGTTCTACGGATTGATGGTCACACCGATGCACGCCCAATCAACTCCGCACGCTTCCCATCCAACTGGGAACTGTCTACCGCGCGTGCCATTTCCGTTGTGAAGTATCTGATCTCCAAAGGCGTACCGCCAACCCGGCTGGTCGCTGCAGGTTTTGGCGAATTCCAGCCGCTTGAAGAGGGCGAGAGCGAAGAAGCTCTGCGTAAGAATCGCCGCATCGAACTGAAACTCACCCAGAGCTAA
- a CDS encoding thiamine phosphate synthase — MQSTQIYLITPKHIDLEIFPAQLSEAIAGGGIAALLIDCDAKLDTELQKIAQTLAPIAQAKDIAVVLRGDSRIAGRTKCDGLHIDGDLEAISEGVEDFSNRFMTGAEGTSKRHEAMQRGESGIDYIMFGRLDAPEEDETYAQPFEMADWWSSLFEVPAVIVSGSSMNNCEQAAKAGIEFIALRSAIWNHEQGPRLAIQKANGILAQYAIEE, encoded by the coding sequence ATGCAAAGCACACAAATCTATCTCATAACTCCCAAACATATTGATCTGGAGATTTTTCCAGCTCAATTGAGCGAGGCAATCGCCGGAGGAGGCATTGCTGCTTTGCTGATCGATTGTGATGCCAAGCTTGATACCGAATTGCAAAAAATTGCCCAGACCCTCGCTCCAATCGCCCAAGCAAAAGACATTGCAGTTGTCTTGCGTGGTGACAGTCGCATTGCAGGTCGCACCAAATGCGATGGCCTGCATATTGACGGTGATCTGGAAGCCATTTCCGAGGGAGTCGAAGACTTCTCAAACCGCTTCATGACCGGGGCAGAGGGTACCAGCAAGCGCCATGAAGCCATGCAGCGTGGCGAAAGCGGCATTGATTACATCATGTTCGGCCGCCTTGATGCACCGGAAGAAGATGAGACTTATGCTCAACCCTTTGAAATGGCAGATTGGTGGTCAAGCTTGTTTGAAGTTCCAGCTGTAATCGTGTCTGGCTCGTCCATGAACAATTGCGAGCAAGCTGCCAAGGCTGGCATAGAATTCATCGCCCTGCGCTCTGCAATCTGGAACCATGAACAAGGCCCTCGCCTTGCTATCCAGAAAGCCAACGGCATTCTTGCGCAATACGCCATCGAAGAATAA
- a CDS encoding DUF523 domain-containing protein — translation MSQKILISACLLGQPVRYNGRGLSLESQLLDLWKEKGLLVPICPEVEGGFPTPRPPAEIEPNMAGTDVLDHGARVKDVTGADVTDGFVAGARIAVRAALDAGCRFAILTDGSPSCGSVRIYSGRHDGEKREGIGVVTAALRQAGIEVFAQHQLKELALRLEH, via the coding sequence ATGTCACAGAAAATACTGATTAGTGCCTGTCTGCTGGGACAGCCAGTTCGCTATAACGGTCGTGGATTGTCACTTGAGAGCCAGTTACTGGATCTTTGGAAAGAGAAGGGCCTGCTTGTTCCCATCTGCCCAGAGGTTGAGGGCGGTTTTCCGACACCACGCCCGCCAGCTGAAATCGAGCCGAATATGGCCGGGACAGATGTTCTTGATCACGGCGCTCGTGTGAAAGATGTCACTGGAGCGGATGTGACGGATGGATTTGTGGCGGGTGCCAGAATCGCTGTGAGGGCTGCACTGGATGCCGGATGTCGATTTGCCATTCTGACAGATGGAAGCCCCTCATGTGGTAGTGTGCGCATTTATAGCGGCAGACATGATGGAGAAAAGCGAGAGGGGATCGGTGTGGTGACAGCTGCCTTGCGGCAAGCAGGCATCGAAGTTTTCGCGCAGCATCAGCTCAAAGAATTGGCATTGAGATTAGAGCATTAG
- the tnpA gene encoding IS200/IS605 family transposase, translated as MQYDKGKHCVFYHRYHLVWSTKYRYKVLVGDIRLRVREILRQVCSENRVEIIHGALSLDHVHMFVSVPPNLSVSDLMRKMKGRSSHKVQREFPQLKRRYWGKHFWGRGYFSTTNGAITEDIVLQYLERHVQNPTDISR; from the coding sequence ATGCAATACGACAAAGGCAAACATTGCGTTTTCTACCATCGTTATCACTTGGTCTGGTCGACCAAGTATCGCTACAAGGTCTTGGTTGGCGATATACGATTGCGTGTGAGAGAGATTCTGAGACAGGTTTGTTCTGAGAACCGGGTGGAAATCATCCATGGAGCACTTTCTCTCGATCATGTCCATATGTTCGTATCTGTTCCACCAAACCTGTCGGTGAGCGATCTCATGCGCAAAATGAAGGGGCGGTCTTCTCACAAGGTGCAGCGAGAATTCCCCCAGCTTAAAAGACGCTACTGGGGGAAGCACTTTTGGGGTCGTGGATATTTTTCGACCACGAACGGAGCTATTACCGAAGATATTGTACTTCAGTACCTTGAAAGGCACGTGCAAAATCCTACCGACATCAGTCGGTAG
- the efp gene encoding elongation factor P: MKINGNEIRPGNVIEHQGTIWVAVKINAVKPGKGGAFAQVEFKNLIDGRKLNERFRATETVERIRLEQKDFTYLYEEGENLVFMDTETYEQLELNKDFVGERAAFLQDGMAVVVELHEERPIGIQLPDQVTLEVTETEPTIKGQTQSSSYKPAMLDNGVRCMVPPFITTGEKIVVDTNEITYVRRAD, from the coding sequence ATGAAGATCAATGGTAACGAAATTCGCCCCGGTAACGTGATCGAACATCAGGGTACCATCTGGGTTGCGGTAAAAATCAATGCGGTGAAACCCGGCAAAGGCGGTGCATTTGCACAGGTAGAGTTCAAGAATCTCATTGACGGACGCAAACTCAACGAGCGTTTCCGCGCAACCGAAACCGTAGAGCGAATTCGTCTTGAGCAAAAAGATTTCACCTATCTCTATGAAGAAGGTGAGAATCTGGTCTTCATGGATACCGAAACCTATGAACAGCTCGAACTCAACAAGGACTTTGTTGGTGAACGCGCAGCATTCCTGCAAGACGGCATGGCCGTCGTCGTGGAACTGCATGAAGAACGCCCTATCGGCATTCAGCTTCCAGATCAGGTAACCCTGGAAGTAACCGAGACCGAACCTACCATCAAAGGCCAGACCCAGTCTTCCTCCTACAAGCCTGCAATGCTGGATAACGGCGTTCGTTGTATGGTGCCTCCATTCATCACCACTGGTGAAAAAATTGTCGTTGATACCAACGAAATCACCTATGTGCGCCGTGCCGACTAG
- a CDS encoding ABC transporter transmembrane domain-containing protein has translation MTKKAASNARSFQPLMRLAPYALRYKRLVLMALFSLLLASGATLSLPTFVRGLVDQGLSQGDIGFVDQYAGWLLLVVVFLALGSALRYYFVIVLGERVVNDLRSDVFSKLTLLSPHFYDQARSGEVISRLTADATQIKSAVGASASMALRNFLLFVGAGAMMVYTSPSMSAMVLAALPFIVLPMVALGRWVRGRQRFAQDRLADSSAFATEAIGAMRILQAFGQEKRARGFFSARIEEAFEAAQKSVQARAVLTAFAIFVIFSSIIGVLWFAAQDVAAGNLSAGALSQFVLYSMLAAAGLGGMSEVWGEISQASGAAERLFELLDEKVMIESPAEGRHLVADQKLDVHFDDVGFAYPGHPEKEILKDLSFSIKAGETVAIVGPSGAGKSTLFQLLMRFYDLSDGMIRIGGEEIRTLDLASLRHAMAMVPQEPVVFAMSVAENIAMGRQEADRTEIESAAKAAHAHEFIQHLGDGYETSVGERGVMLSGGQRQRLAIARAILKDAPLLLLDEATSALDAESEELVQEALNELMVGRTTLVIAHRLATVKKADRILVLDQGRLIEEGNHEGLIAKGGLYARLARLQFGYEERIEEAATVS, from the coding sequence ATGACCAAGAAAGCCGCGTCCAATGCGCGCTCTTTCCAACCCTTGATGCGGTTGGCTCCTTATGCCTTGCGGTATAAAAGACTGGTGCTTATGGCGCTATTCTCGCTTTTGCTTGCTTCTGGTGCAACCCTGTCCTTGCCAACCTTTGTACGGGGATTGGTGGATCAGGGCTTGAGTCAGGGAGATATCGGCTTTGTCGATCAGTATGCAGGATGGCTGCTCCTGGTCGTGGTCTTTTTGGCGTTGGGCAGCGCACTTCGCTATTACTTTGTTATTGTTCTGGGCGAGCGGGTGGTCAATGATCTGCGCTCTGATGTTTTCTCCAAGCTGACGCTTCTTTCCCCGCATTTCTATGATCAGGCCCGTTCAGGAGAGGTGATTTCCCGTCTGACCGCCGATGCCACACAGATCAAATCCGCGGTTGGAGCAAGTGCTTCCATGGCATTGCGTAACTTTCTGCTCTTTGTCGGGGCCGGAGCGATGATGGTATATACCAGTCCGTCCATGTCGGCCATGGTGTTGGCGGCTCTGCCTTTCATTGTTCTGCCCATGGTGGCTCTTGGACGCTGGGTTCGCGGACGGCAGCGTTTTGCGCAAGATCGCCTGGCGGATAGCTCTGCCTTTGCGACTGAAGCCATAGGTGCGATGCGAATCTTGCAAGCTTTTGGTCAGGAAAAGAGAGCACGAGGTTTTTTCTCAGCGCGAATCGAGGAGGCCTTTGAAGCCGCGCAGAAATCGGTGCAGGCACGGGCTGTGTTGACGGCCTTTGCCATCTTTGTGATCTTCTCCTCCATCATCGGTGTTTTGTGGTTTGCAGCCCAGGATGTAGCAGCAGGCAATTTGTCTGCCGGGGCGCTTAGCCAATTTGTTCTCTATTCTATGCTGGCAGCTGCTGGCCTTGGTGGCATGAGCGAGGTTTGGGGTGAAATCTCTCAAGCTTCTGGTGCCGCTGAGCGCTTGTTTGAGCTGCTGGATGAAAAGGTGATGATTGAGAGTCCGGCTGAGGGGCGCCATTTGGTAGCAGATCAGAAGCTTGATGTGCACTTCGATGATGTTGGCTTTGCCTACCCCGGCCATCCTGAAAAGGAAATCCTCAAGGATCTGAGTTTTTCGATCAAGGCAGGTGAGACGGTTGCTATCGTCGGACCATCTGGTGCGGGCAAGTCCACTCTCTTTCAATTGCTGATGCGTTTCTATGATTTGAGCGATGGCATGATCAGGATCGGTGGCGAGGAGATACGCACCCTTGATCTGGCCTCTCTTCGTCATGCCATGGCCATGGTTCCGCAGGAACCTGTGGTTTTTGCCATGTCAGTGGCTGAGAATATTGCCATGGGGCGACAAGAAGCAGACAGAACGGAAATTGAAAGTGCTGCCAAAGCTGCTCATGCTCATGAATTTATCCAGCATCTCGGTGATGGTTATGAGACGTCCGTTGGCGAGCGCGGTGTGATGCTCTCCGGTGGTCAGCGACAGCGTCTGGCCATTGCTCGTGCGATTCTGAAAGATGCGCCGTTATTGCTGCTTGATGAGGCTACATCAGCTCTGGATGCTGAAAGCGAAGAACTGGTGCAGGAAGCGTTGAATGAATTGATGGTCGGGCGCACCACATTGGTAATTGCTCACCGCCTGGCGACCGTGAAGAAAGCCGACCGCATTCTGGTTCTTGATCAGGGGCGCCTGATCGAAGAGGGCAATCATGAAGGCCTGATTGCCAAAGGCGGTCTCTACGCTCGTCTGGCGCGTTTGCAGTTCGGCTATGAAGAGCGGATTGAAGAGGCTGCAACAGTCTCCTGA
- a CDS encoding inositol monophosphatase family protein: protein MARSALLNVMVQAAMKAGRRLSRDFGELENLQVSRKGPGDFVSNADYQAEKILREELQKGRPNFGFLMEESGAEEGLDKSHTWIVDPLDGTTNFLHGIPMFAISIALKHEDKIIAAVIYNPATDDLFTAERGRGAFLNDRRMRVANREDFNDCVVATGVPHLGRGKHKDYLGQLEAVMADVSGIRRMGAASLDLAYVAAGRFDGYWEEYLNAWDIAAGILMVREAGGFVTDIKGGDKMLENGTIVAGNETIRKYIMRNLKRAQG, encoded by the coding sequence ATGGCCCGTTCAGCCCTTCTCAACGTCATGGTCCAGGCCGCTATGAAAGCTGGCCGTCGTCTGTCTCGCGATTTTGGCGAACTGGAAAACCTGCAGGTCTCTCGCAAGGGCCCTGGTGACTTTGTTTCCAATGCCGATTATCAGGCCGAAAAAATCCTGCGCGAAGAATTGCAGAAAGGCCGCCCGAATTTCGGCTTCCTGATGGAAGAAAGCGGCGCGGAAGAAGGTTTGGACAAAAGCCATACCTGGATCGTGGATCCACTGGATGGCACCACCAACTTTCTGCATGGCATACCGATGTTTGCCATTTCCATTGCCTTGAAGCATGAAGATAAGATCATCGCCGCCGTAATCTACAACCCGGCAACCGATGATCTTTTTACCGCCGAACGTGGCCGCGGAGCTTTCCTCAATGATCGCCGCATGCGTGTCGCAAATCGTGAAGATTTCAATGATTGTGTGGTCGCAACCGGTGTACCGCATCTTGGCCGCGGCAAGCACAAGGACTATCTGGGTCAGCTTGAAGCAGTAATGGCCGATGTCTCCGGCATTCGCCGCATGGGTGCTGCTTCTCTTGATCTGGCATATGTGGCGGCAGGTCGCTTTGATGGTTATTGGGAAGAATATCTCAATGCCTGGGATATAGCGGCAGGCATCCTCATGGTCCGCGAAGCCGGTGGTTTTGTCACCGATATCAAAGGTGGTGACAAGATGCTGGAAAACGGCACCATCGTCGCGGGCAATGAGACCATCCGTAAATATATCATGCGCAACCTCAAGCGTGCGCAAGGATAA
- a CDS encoding DUF1465 family protein, with protein sequence MKDKRKIRTGDDPVAFGAKLADSDSFKTLFRDGMALVEEAADYLDGEGRDEAKNLPRVASLAYATESMRLTTRLMQMASWLLLQRAVNEGEMSAEQAGQEKNKVRLHGLSSAKDGPGWEELPARLRDLIERSLHLQKRIRHLDDVIYNKAPETEVPVVVSNPVSDQIGMIASAFAAKAD encoded by the coding sequence ATGAAAGACAAGCGTAAAATCCGTACAGGAGACGATCCTGTAGCTTTTGGCGCCAAACTTGCTGATTCAGACAGTTTCAAAACCCTGTTTCGAGATGGTATGGCGCTGGTAGAAGAAGCTGCCGATTATCTGGATGGGGAGGGACGTGATGAGGCCAAGAATTTGCCACGTGTGGCAAGTCTGGCATATGCGACCGAATCCATGCGTTTGACCACTCGTCTTATGCAGATGGCGTCCTGGTTGCTGTTGCAGCGCGCTGTCAATGAAGGCGAGATGAGTGCTGAACAGGCTGGTCAGGAAAAGAACAAAGTGCGTTTGCATGGTCTCAGTTCTGCCAAGGATGGTCCGGGCTGGGAAGAATTGCCAGCGCGTTTGCGCGATCTGATCGAGCGCTCCCTACACTTGCAAAAGCGTATCCGTCATCTGGATGATGTGATCTATAACAAGGCTCCAGAGACTGAGGTGCCTGTTGTGGTCAGCAACCCAGTGAGCGACCAGATCGGCATGATTGCCAGCGCCTTTGCTGCCAAGGCTGATTAA